The following are encoded together in the Pedobacter sp. D749 genome:
- the infB gene encoding translation initiation factor IF-2 encodes MSDDKPIILIKAIKELNIGMGTAVEFLNKKGFSAEKSPMFKLTGDMYNALLKEYQGDKIVREEAKQIVIGKIRRDEPETEKPVEAPKKNTDFEKNEEILIKNTQSFTPPVEKPKVVETPKAEAPTPAPAAAAEPVKETKAEEKAEETGLPGVKIVGKIDLNDLNPKTRPAKKEETPVAPAPVAEPPVVKAPEPVKPVEQPKTEEKPVEVKKEEVPVAPAPVAETPVVKATEPVKPVEQPKVEEKPAEAKPVSNESEVIKARSVKLTGPNIVGKIVLPTTPDRRNGPVASSSDSEAAKRKRKRKKTPGAPGQPGQHGGQGQQGQNNPAGQGQGQGGTPGQPRTPYQGNRPAGGTPYQGNRPAGQGGTPYQGNRNNNNNRPGFQNRNATPSGPKEEPTEKEIQDQIKATLARLSGAGKSGKFAQRAKLRRQKRDDVAYNAEEAANELESQSKILKVTEFVTANELASMMDVPVTKIIGTCMSLGMFVSINQRLDAETLTIVADEFGYEIQFVKPDEDEENVIEEEDKEEDLIERAPVVTIMGHVDHGKTSLLDYIRKANVVAGEAGGITQHIGAYMVTTPTGKKVTFLDTPGHEAFTAMRARGAKAADIAIIVIAADDAVMPQTKEAINHAQAAGVPLVFAFTKVDKPGANADKVREQLSVMNILVEDWGGKYQSQEISSKSGLNVDLLLDKVLLEAELLELKANPNKRATGTVIESALDKGRGIVTTVLVQAGTLRVGDPILAGSYSGRVKALTNERGAKVDSAGPSQPVQVLGMQGAPTAGDRFNALESETEARDIANKRMQLQREQGLRTQKHITLDEIGRRLAIGNFKELNIIVKGDVDGSIEALADSLLKLSTEQIQINIISKGVGQISESDVLLASASDAIIIGFQVRPSTGARKLAEAEQIDIRLYSIIYDAINEIKSAMEGMLDPEFEEKIVANVEIRETFKITKVGTIAGCMVLDGKITRNSKIRIVRDGVVVYTGELASLKRFKDDVKEVNKGYECGLNIQNFNNIEVGDIVEAYEQVEVARKL; translated from the coding sequence ATGTCAGACGACAAACCAATCATTTTAATTAAAGCTATTAAAGAACTTAATATAGGCATGGGTACGGCCGTTGAGTTTTTAAACAAAAAGGGATTCTCTGCCGAGAAAAGCCCTATGTTTAAACTTACGGGAGACATGTATAATGCCTTGTTAAAAGAGTATCAGGGAGATAAGATCGTAAGAGAAGAAGCCAAACAAATAGTGATTGGTAAAATACGTCGTGACGAGCCTGAGACTGAAAAGCCAGTAGAAGCGCCGAAGAAAAATACCGATTTTGAGAAAAATGAAGAGATTTTAATTAAAAATACTCAATCATTTACCCCTCCGGTAGAAAAACCAAAGGTTGTAGAAACACCTAAGGCAGAAGCGCCAACACCAGCACCTGCGGCAGCAGCAGAGCCAGTAAAAGAAACTAAGGCAGAAGAAAAAGCAGAGGAAACCGGATTACCAGGCGTTAAAATTGTAGGAAAGATCGATTTAAATGATCTTAACCCGAAAACACGCCCGGCTAAGAAAGAAGAAACGCCTGTTGCACCAGCGCCTGTTGCAGAACCACCAGTGGTTAAAGCACCAGAACCTGTAAAGCCAGTAGAACAACCTAAAACGGAAGAAAAACCGGTTGAGGTTAAAAAAGAAGAAGTTCCTGTTGCACCAGCACCAGTTGCAGAAACACCTGTGGTTAAAGCGACTGAGCCTGTAAAACCAGTTGAACAGCCTAAAGTGGAAGAAAAACCAGCTGAAGCAAAACCGGTAAGCAACGAGTCTGAGGTAATTAAAGCACGTAGCGTTAAATTAACTGGTCCGAACATCGTTGGTAAAATTGTTCTACCAACAACACCGGATAGAAGAAACGGTCCGGTAGCATCATCTAGCGATAGTGAAGCCGCTAAACGTAAGCGTAAACGCAAAAAAACTCCGGGAGCACCTGGCCAGCCAGGTCAACACGGTGGTCAAGGGCAGCAAGGACAGAATAATCCTGCAGGTCAGGGCCAGGGCCAAGGTGGTACACCAGGGCAACCTCGTACACCTTATCAAGGTAACAGACCAGCCGGTGGAACTCCATATCAGGGTAACAGACCAGCCGGACAAGGCGGAACTCCTTATCAGGGAAATAGAAATAACAACAATAACAGACCAGGTTTCCAAAATAGAAATGCTACACCAAGCGGACCAAAAGAAGAACCTACTGAGAAAGAAATTCAAGATCAGATCAAAGCAACACTTGCCCGTTTAAGTGGTGCGGGTAAATCTGGTAAATTTGCACAACGCGCTAAATTACGTCGTCAGAAACGTGATGATGTGGCTTATAATGCAGAAGAGGCCGCAAACGAACTTGAATCGCAATCGAAAATATTAAAAGTAACAGAATTTGTTACGGCTAATGAGTTAGCGAGCATGATGGATGTGCCAGTTACCAAAATTATTGGTACTTGTATGAGTCTTGGAATGTTCGTTTCCATTAACCAGCGGTTAGATGCTGAAACTTTAACAATTGTGGCAGATGAGTTTGGTTACGAAATTCAATTCGTAAAACCAGATGAAGATGAAGAGAACGTAATTGAAGAGGAAGATAAAGAAGAAGATTTAATCGAAAGAGCTCCGGTTGTTACGATTATGGGACACGTCGATCACGGTAAAACCTCATTGCTGGATTATATCCGTAAAGCAAATGTGGTTGCTGGTGAGGCAGGTGGTATTACCCAGCACATTGGTGCTTACATGGTAACTACGCCAACCGGTAAAAAGGTAACTTTCTTAGATACACCAGGTCACGAAGCCTTTACAGCGATGCGTGCACGTGGTGCTAAGGCAGCAGATATTGCCATTATTGTTATTGCTGCGGATGATGCAGTGATGCCTCAAACAAAAGAGGCGATTAACCACGCACAGGCAGCAGGCGTACCATTGGTATTTGCTTTCACTAAAGTAGATAAACCAGGGGCAAATGCAGATAAAGTACGTGAGCAGTTATCGGTAATGAATATCCTGGTTGAAGATTGGGGTGGTAAATACCAATCACAGGAAATCTCAAGCAAAAGTGGCTTAAATGTTGATTTACTTTTAGATAAAGTATTATTAGAAGCTGAATTATTAGAACTTAAAGCAAATCCGAATAAGAGAGCTACAGGTACTGTAATTGAGTCAGCATTAGATAAAGGACGTGGTATTGTAACCACAGTGTTGGTTCAGGCCGGTACGTTAAGAGTGGGAGATCCAATCTTAGCAGGTAGTTACAGCGGACGTGTAAAAGCATTAACCAACGAGCGTGGAGCTAAAGTAGATTCAGCAGGTCCATCACAACCGGTACAGGTTTTGGGTATGCAAGGTGCACCAACGGCTGGTGACAGATTTAATGCTTTAGAAAGTGAAACCGAAGCACGTGATATTGCAAACAAACGGATGCAGTTACAACGCGAGCAGGGATTGCGTACGCAGAAACATATTACATTGGATGAAATCGGTCGTCGTTTAGCTATCGGTAACTTTAAAGAGCTTAATATCATTGTTAAAGGTGATGTGGATGGTTCAATCGAGGCATTAGCCGATTCATTGTTGAAACTATCAACTGAGCAGATTCAGATCAATATCATCAGTAAAGGTGTTGGTCAGATTTCAGAGTCTGATGTATTGCTAGCTTCGGCTTCTGATGCGATTATTATCGGTTTCCAGGTTCGTCCATCAACAGGTGCACGTAAACTTGCAGAAGCTGAGCAAATTGATATCCGTTTATATTCTATCATCTACGATGCAATCAACGAGATTAAATCGGCGATGGAAGGTATGTTGGATCCAGAATTTGAAGAGAAAATTGTGGCTAACGTTGAGATTCGTGAGACTTTCAAAATCACTAAAGTGGGTACCATTGCAGGTTGTATGGTATTGGATGGTAAGATTACTCGTAACAGCAAGATCCGTATCGTTAGAGATGGTGTTGTAGTGTATACAGGTGAACTGGCATCGTTAAAACGCTTTAAAGATGATGTGAAAGAGGTGAATAAAGGTTATGAGTGTGGTTTAAACATCCAGAACTTTAACAACATCGAAGTTGGCGATATCGTAGAAGCTTACGAACAAGTTGAAGTAGCAAGAAAGCTTTAA
- a CDS encoding helix-turn-helix transcriptional regulator gives MLDIGVTLRRYRDKYSYTQQYAADVIGISRVAYRKWENNEVDFSLSQLGKIAELYEISIQDIITQSAFKKAKIISQKQKEHPYFDVSSGQ, from the coding sequence ATGTTAGATATAGGGGTTACCTTAAGAAGGTACAGGGATAAGTATAGTTATACACAGCAATACGCTGCTGATGTAATCGGAATAAGCAGGGTTGCTTATCGAAAGTGGGAAAACAATGAAGTAGATTTTTCACTCTCGCAACTGGGCAAAATTGCCGAACTCTACGAAATCTCCATTCAGGACATCATCACTCAATCAGCCTTTAAGAAAGCTAAGATAATTTCCCAAAAACAAAAAGAGCATCCGTATTTTGATGTATCATCTGGTCAATAA
- the nusA gene encoding transcription termination factor NusA has protein sequence MSTTTINLIDSFQEFKDFKNIDRPTVISVLEEVFRSMLRKKYGTDENCDVIVNPDNGDLEIWRTRKVMEDGFSEDDDLEIELAEVSKLDNTLEVGDDYIEQITLESFGRRAILAARQTLVSKVLELEKDEIFKKYKDRVGEIVTGEVYQVWKKETLVLDDEGNELLMPKTEQIPADYFKKGDSVRAVISKVEMINANPKIIISRTAPEFLQRLFEQEVPEIFDGLITIKKIVREPGERAKVAVESYDDRIDPVGACVGMKGSRIHGIVRELKNENIDVINFTNNISLYITRALSPAKITSIKLDDETKHASVYLKPDQVSLAIGRGGHNIKLAGKLTGYEIDVYREAGEESDEDVDLEEFSDEIDSWIIDELKAIGCDTAKSVLALTVEDLVKRTDLEEETIKEVVQILKSEFE, from the coding sequence ATGAGTACTACAACAATTAATTTGATCGACTCTTTTCAGGAGTTTAAAGATTTCAAAAATATAGATCGCCCAACGGTGATCAGTGTGCTGGAAGAAGTTTTTCGTAGCATGTTGCGTAAAAAATACGGAACAGACGAAAATTGTGACGTTATCGTAAATCCGGATAACGGGGATTTGGAGATCTGGAGAACGAGAAAAGTAATGGAAGATGGGTTTTCTGAAGATGATGATTTAGAAATTGAACTTGCTGAAGTTTCTAAATTAGATAACACTTTAGAAGTGGGAGATGATTATATCGAACAGATTACCTTAGAGAGTTTTGGTCGCAGGGCAATTTTAGCAGCACGCCAAACATTGGTTTCTAAAGTATTGGAATTAGAGAAAGACGAAATCTTTAAAAAATATAAAGACAGGGTAGGCGAAATTGTAACAGGTGAGGTTTATCAGGTTTGGAAGAAAGAAACTTTGGTTTTAGATGATGAAGGTAACGAACTTTTAATGCCTAAAACAGAGCAGATTCCGGCTGATTATTTCAAAAAAGGTGATTCTGTAAGAGCAGTAATCTCTAAAGTGGAAATGATCAACGCCAATCCGAAAATTATCATTTCGAGAACAGCACCAGAATTTTTACAACGCCTGTTCGAACAGGAAGTTCCGGAAATTTTCGATGGTTTAATCACCATTAAGAAAATTGTTCGTGAGCCAGGGGAGCGTGCTAAAGTTGCTGTTGAGTCATATGATGACCGCATCGATCCGGTTGGCGCGTGTGTAGGTATGAAAGGATCACGTATCCACGGTATCGTTCGCGAGTTGAAAAATGAAAACATTGATGTGATTAATTTCACAAATAATATTTCATTATACATTACCCGTGCTTTAAGCCCGGCAAAAATCACCTCTATTAAATTGGATGATGAAACCAAACATGCATCGGTTTACTTAAAACCAGATCAGGTTTCATTGGCAATCGGACGTGGCGGACATAATATTAAACTGGCTGGTAAATTAACCGGTTATGAAATTGATGTGTACCGTGAAGCTGGAGAAGAGAGCGATGAGGACGTTGATTTAGAAGAATTCTCAGATGAGATTGATAGCTGGATCATTGATGAATTAAAGGCTATCGGTTGCGATACTGCTAAGAGTGTACTAGCACTTACAGTAGAAGATTTAGTGAAACGCACCGACCTTGAAGAGGAAACCATTAAAGAAGTGGTTCAAATTTTGAAGTCAGAATTTGAATAA
- a CDS encoding S41 family peptidase, with the protein MKIYNTGCTYNYKFIKGILVLFLIVACASCKKDRPIEIDKEEIVSPTTGTRTEFTLDSVFLYAKQVYLWNDVLPGYAAFKPREKYSKVQSEISAFRNELFDISQFKLNQATGKPFEISNYNGVPKYSYLQIGRTTSGGNRAGVINGEAVLAKRLIRLDDKIIAYVAIGSFPSLSISKSNLDQVFDEISVDKPKYLVLDLRSNGGGYVETAEYVANLIAPNTLNGKIMYSEQFNQILQSGKATILRHQPYLDENGKTIMYNGRLATLADVDYTESGNTYKFNKKGSLESIQDVYIIVSGQTASASELLISCLKPYFNVKLIGEKTYGKPVGFFGINIDQYSVYLSSFLIKNAQGWSDYFNGMEPDLNVTMPNNPTLGDTEEACLKAAIAAIDGKIQLHPKKSASILRLNLNRMPLALIDKDSIGMIENRLKLKH; encoded by the coding sequence TTGAAAATCTATAATACAGGTTGTACGTATAATTATAAATTCATAAAAGGGATTCTCGTTTTATTTCTAATAGTGGCTTGCGCTAGCTGTAAAAAAGATAGGCCGATCGAGATAGATAAGGAGGAAATTGTTTCACCAACTACAGGTACAAGAACTGAATTTACGCTTGATTCTGTTTTTTTATATGCAAAACAGGTTTATTTATGGAATGATGTGTTACCTGGTTATGCCGCTTTTAAACCAAGAGAAAAATATAGTAAAGTCCAATCTGAAATAAGTGCATTTAGAAATGAACTTTTCGATATTTCCCAATTTAAACTTAACCAGGCTACTGGTAAGCCATTCGAAATTTCTAACTATAACGGTGTACCTAAATATTCATACCTTCAAATAGGAAGAACTACCAGTGGAGGGAATCGTGCCGGGGTAATCAACGGAGAAGCTGTGTTGGCTAAACGCCTTATCCGTTTAGACGACAAGATTATCGCTTATGTAGCAATAGGTTCATTTCCATCCTTAAGCATCTCTAAATCTAATTTAGATCAGGTTTTTGATGAAATTTCAGTGGATAAACCTAAATATCTGGTTTTAGATTTACGTTCTAATGGCGGCGGCTATGTTGAAACAGCAGAGTATGTTGCCAATTTAATTGCACCCAATACATTAAATGGCAAAATAATGTATTCAGAACAATTTAATCAGATACTTCAAAGCGGTAAGGCAACAATTCTGCGTCATCAGCCCTACCTAGACGAGAATGGAAAAACCATTATGTATAATGGACGCTTAGCAACACTGGCCGATGTTGATTATACAGAAAGTGGCAATACATATAAATTCAATAAAAAGGGAAGCTTGGAATCAATACAAGATGTGTACATTATAGTATCTGGTCAGACGGCTTCAGCGAGTGAATTATTGATCAGCTGTTTGAAACCTTATTTCAATGTGAAGTTGATCGGCGAAAAGACTTATGGAAAACCGGTTGGTTTCTTCGGAATAAATATCGATCAATACTCGGTTTATCTCAGCAGTTTCCTCATTAAAAATGCACAAGGATGGTCTGATTATTTTAATGGCATGGAACCTGATTTGAATGTTACGATGCCAAACAACCCAACATTAGGCGATACTGAAGAAGCATGTTTAAAAGCGGCTATTGCTGCAATTGATGGTAAAATACAATTGCATCCCAAAAAAAGTGCAAGTATTTTGAGGCTAAATTTAAATAGGATGCCATTAGCGCTCATTGATAAAGATTCAATTGGGATGATTGAAAATAGATTGAAGTTAAAGCATTAG
- a CDS encoding MAC/perforin domain-containing protein, which produces MKNNYKLKILCMLCVITATFSSCKKNELAEEKGLTGNHKNLAIAGDEKWDLLGYGYDMTGDPLALQNASDAPVIDMKSFERDYFNRINTPTTTEGKQYYYYGATANEYLKDVIKERNFSLSVTAGTKSPTEDGKSYFTGSLTSKNKNQNIYSFSSKYSYARFEETYRVKIIQFNGDVSIDLLKNYLTPEFLSNVNTISADALVERYGTHVLTNISLGGRLVFDFSGSIVNETTTEKKTTSAEGALGFFVKKFGINISSTITNEEMTRNFNESRERSFGLQFYGGTNSGRSVSFDSNGYSSESVNISGWEQSVNTKNCALVAIDNAVPIYEFIENPIKKQQVKEAVERYIIARQIKELGEVPVYAYYSSTGGDHYFGLGNQPTIGNGYFINEGIVFYAFSKPTDGAVPVYVYYSSRNADHYYGLGNQPTIGNGDFINEGIAFYAYPKNTPNTRPVYMFYSSRNSDHYLGTGNVPTIGNGAFVNEGPVFNIPL; this is translated from the coding sequence ATGAAAAACAATTACAAATTAAAAATTCTTTGCATGCTGTGCGTAATTACAGCAACATTTAGCAGTTGCAAGAAAAATGAACTTGCAGAAGAAAAAGGACTTACAGGTAATCATAAAAACTTAGCCATTGCTGGCGACGAGAAATGGGATTTATTAGGCTATGGTTATGATATGACGGGAGATCCACTGGCTCTTCAAAATGCTTCAGATGCGCCTGTTATAGATATGAAAAGTTTTGAAAGAGATTATTTCAATCGAATTAATACTCCAACAACTACTGAAGGAAAACAATATTATTATTATGGTGCTACTGCTAATGAGTATTTAAAAGACGTAATAAAAGAAAGAAATTTTAGCTTATCAGTTACTGCAGGAACTAAATCTCCCACAGAGGATGGAAAGTCATATTTTACAGGCTCTTTGACATCTAAGAATAAAAATCAAAATATATACAGCTTTTCGAGCAAATATTCATACGCTCGATTTGAGGAAACTTATAGAGTAAAAATTATTCAATTTAATGGAGATGTTAGCATAGACCTACTTAAAAATTATTTAACTCCTGAATTTTTAAGCAATGTCAATACTATTAGTGCCGATGCTTTAGTAGAAAGATATGGTACACATGTTTTAACAAATATTAGTTTAGGAGGAAGATTAGTTTTCGATTTTAGCGGCTCAATAGTAAACGAAACGACTACTGAAAAGAAAACAACGTCGGCTGAAGGAGCATTAGGCTTTTTTGTTAAAAAATTTGGTATAAATATTTCTTCGACAATAACTAATGAAGAAATGACTAGAAACTTTAATGAAAGTAGGGAAAGATCTTTTGGTTTACAATTTTACGGAGGAACAAATTCTGGCAGGAGTGTCTCATTTGATTCAAATGGATATTCCTCCGAATCAGTTAATATATCTGGCTGGGAGCAGAGTGTAAATACAAAAAATTGTGCTTTAGTGGCTATAGATAATGCTGTACCTATCTATGAATTCATTGAAAATCCGATTAAGAAACAACAAGTAAAAGAGGCTGTTGAAAGATATATAATTGCTAGGCAGATTAAAGAATTAGGTGAAGTTCCTGTATATGCTTACTATAGCTCAACAGGTGGTGATCATTACTTTGGCTTGGGTAATCAACCAACCATCGGTAATGGCTATTTTATTAATGAAGGGATTGTTTTTTATGCATTTTCTAAGCCTACTGATGGTGCGGTTCCTGTTTATGTATATTATAGTTCAAGAAATGCTGATCATTACTATGGCTTAGGTAACCAACCTACCATCGGTAATGGGGATTTTATTAATGAGGGAATAGCTTTCTATGCATATCCTAAAAATACGCCTAATACAAGGCCAGTTTATATGTTTTATAGTTCAAGGAATAGCGATCATTATCTGGGAACAGGTAATGTACCAACAATTGGAAACGGAGCCTTTGTAAATGAAGGCCCAGTGTTCAATATTCCATTATAA
- the rimP gene encoding ribosome assembly cofactor RimP — translation MQVEKRVAALVEEKIADRPELFLVEVKMLPNNKLIIHVDGDEGISIQDCVAISRHVGFHLEEENAIEQAYNLEVSSPGVGEPLKLIRQYNKNIGRTVSIKLKEGLKKEGKLLAVTENNLQIEESVKEKGKKAVAIQTDVPFNDIIETSVLISFK, via the coding sequence ATGCAGGTAGAAAAGAGAGTTGCAGCCCTCGTAGAGGAAAAAATAGCAGATCGGCCAGAACTGTTTTTGGTTGAAGTAAAAATGTTGCCAAACAATAAACTAATTATTCATGTTGATGGCGACGAAGGGATTAGCATACAGGATTGTGTGGCCATAAGCAGGCATGTTGGTTTTCATCTCGAAGAAGAAAATGCAATAGAACAGGCTTATAATTTAGAAGTTTCTTCGCCAGGTGTTGGCGAGCCTTTAAAACTCATCCGTCAGTACAATAAAAATATTGGCCGTACGGTAAGCATTAAGCTTAAAGAAGGGTTAAAAAAAGAGGGAAAACTATTAGCGGTTACAGAAAATAACCTGCAGATTGAAGAGTCGGTTAAAGAAAAAGGGAAAAAGGCGGTAGCAATTCAAACAGATGTTCCGTTTAATGATATAATAGAAACAAGTGTGTTAATTTCATTTAAGTAA
- a CDS encoding acyl-CoA dehydrogenase, whose product MHFELSEEQIMIQQAARDFAQQELKPGVIERDEHQKFPAEQVKKLGELGFLGMMVSEKYNGSGLDAISYVLVMEELSKIDASASVVVSVNNSLVCYGLEAYGSEAQKEKYLKPLAAGEKIGAFCLSEPEAGSDATSQRTTAEDKGDYYLLNGTKNWITNGSTASTYLVIAQTHPELRHKGINAFIVEKGMEGFTIGPKENKLGIRGSDTHSLMFNDVKVPKENRIGEDGFGFKFAMKTLEGGRIGIAAQALGIAQGAFELATQYAKERKSFGKPISEHQAIAFKLADMATQIEAARLLVYKAAWLKDQGLPYTQAGSMAKLFASKVAMDVTIEAVQVHGGYGFVKEYHVERLMRDAKITQIYEGTSEIQKMVISREVIR is encoded by the coding sequence ATGCATTTTGAATTAAGTGAAGAGCAAATAATGATTCAGCAGGCTGCCCGCGATTTTGCGCAGCAAGAATTAAAGCCTGGCGTGATTGAAAGAGACGAGCATCAGAAATTTCCGGCCGAACAGGTAAAAAAACTCGGAGAACTTGGTTTCCTGGGGATGATGGTGAGTGAAAAATATAATGGAAGCGGACTCGATGCCATTTCTTATGTGCTGGTGATGGAAGAGTTGTCTAAAATCGATGCCTCTGCCTCAGTAGTGGTTTCGGTAAACAACTCTTTGGTTTGTTACGGATTAGAGGCTTATGGGAGTGAGGCCCAAAAGGAAAAATATTTAAAGCCATTGGCTGCAGGCGAAAAAATAGGTGCTTTTTGTTTATCAGAGCCCGAAGCGGGATCTGATGCTACCTCACAACGTACAACAGCAGAAGATAAAGGGGATTATTATTTATTGAATGGCACCAAAAACTGGATTACCAACGGAAGTACTGCATCAACTTACCTGGTTATTGCACAAACGCACCCTGAGTTAAGGCATAAAGGTATAAATGCCTTTATTGTAGAGAAAGGCATGGAAGGTTTTACCATTGGGCCAAAAGAAAATAAATTGGGTATCCGTGGCTCTGATACGCATTCGCTGATGTTTAATGATGTTAAAGTACCTAAAGAAAATAGAATAGGCGAAGATGGCTTCGGTTTCAAATTTGCCATGAAAACATTAGAAGGGGGCAGGATTGGTATAGCGGCACAGGCTTTAGGCATTGCGCAAGGTGCTTTCGAGTTAGCTACCCAGTATGCTAAAGAACGTAAATCGTTTGGGAAACCCATTTCTGAACATCAGGCTATTGCTTTTAAACTGGCCGATATGGCCACCCAGATTGAAGCTGCAAGGTTGTTGGTTTATAAGGCTGCCTGGCTAAAAGACCAGGGTTTACCCTATACTCAGGCAGGTTCTATGGCCAAGTTATTTGCTTCGAAAGTTGCTATGGATGTAACCATTGAAGCGGTACAGGTGCACGGTGGTTATGGTTTCGTTAAAGAATACCACGTGGAGCGATTAATGCGCGATGCTAAAATTACCCAGATTTACGAAGGAACTTCTGAGATCCAGAAAATGGTGATATCTAGAGAAGTTATCCGGTAG
- a CDS encoding ATP-binding protein, which translates to MERSTALKSLKNHLNNPQHTIIIGPRQIGKTTLVKQLAEQLQMDNELVYFLTFEDPVILEAVNHHPENIFNYTLLPADFPADKRLYVIIDEVQYAKDPSNFLKLLYDKYSPKLKIIATGSSAFYIDKSFKDSLAGRKKVFEFFPLAFDEFLHFKGEDDLIAEWEQMKKRVTYQGLQRNRINALFDEYLVYGGYPAVVLADTEQEKQEMLKELVNSYMKKDALEAGIKEELKFFQLARLLADQTGNLVNNHELGNILQMASSTVENYIYLMQKTFIVQLLSPFYGNVRKELTKMPKSYFNDNGLRNVLLNNFTKLNDRADKGELLENYVYCRLRQLHDSDNLHFWRTADGNEVDFVVEEQLKKGLAYEVKYNDVQFKPNKYKKFVEAYPDFNLECVCKILTNNDSIEAIRL; encoded by the coding sequence ATGGAAAGATCAACTGCATTAAAATCTCTAAAAAATCACCTTAATAATCCTCAGCACACCATTATTATAGGGCCAAGGCAGATTGGTAAAACCACGCTTGTTAAGCAGCTGGCAGAGCAATTGCAAATGGATAACGAGCTAGTATATTTTTTAACCTTCGAAGATCCTGTTATTTTAGAGGCCGTAAATCACCATCCCGAAAATATTTTCAATTATACCTTATTGCCGGCCGATTTTCCTGCAGATAAGCGGTTATATGTTATTATCGATGAAGTTCAGTATGCAAAAGACCCCAGTAATTTTTTAAAACTTTTATACGATAAGTATTCACCAAAATTAAAAATCATCGCTACAGGTAGCAGTGCGTTTTACATTGATAAGAGTTTTAAAGATAGTTTAGCGGGAAGAAAAAAGGTATTTGAATTTTTTCCTTTGGCATTTGATGAATTTTTGCACTTTAAAGGTGAGGATGATTTAATCGCTGAGTGGGAGCAAATGAAAAAAAGAGTTACTTACCAGGGGCTCCAGCGTAACCGTATAAATGCACTGTTTGATGAATATTTGGTTTACGGTGGTTATCCTGCTGTTGTTTTAGCAGATACGGAACAGGAAAAGCAAGAAATGCTTAAAGAGCTTGTAAACAGCTATATGAAGAAAGATGCCTTAGAAGCAGGCATTAAGGAAGAACTTAAGTTTTTTCAACTGGCCAGGTTATTAGCCGATCAAACAGGCAATCTGGTGAATAATCATGAGCTGGGAAATATATTGCAAATGGCCAGTTCTACGGTAGAAAACTACATTTATTTAATGCAGAAAACTTTTATAGTACAATTGCTTTCTCCCTTTTATGGTAATGTGAGAAAAGAATTAACCAAAATGCCAAAGAGTTATTTTAATGATAATGGCTTGCGCAATGTTTTGTTAAATAATTTTACGAAGTTAAACGATAGAGCAGATAAAGGCGAATTGCTCGAGAATTATGTTTACTGCAGGCTAAGGCAGTTGCATGATTCAGACAATTTACATTTCTGGCGCACTGCGGATGGTAATGAAGTGGATTTCGTGGTAGAAGAACAATTAAAAAAGGGTCTTGCTTACGAGGTTAAATATAACGATGTCCAGTTTAAACCTAATAAGTATAAAAAATTTGTAGAGGCTTATCCTGATTTCAATCTGGAATGTGTTTGTAAGATACTTACAAATAATGATTCGATAGAGGCTATCAGGTTATAG
- a CDS encoding phage holin family protein — translation MRFIIEILLTGLAFFVGAKLVPGVSIDGFGNAIIASVLIALANATIGFILRLLTFPINFLTLGLVSFIITVLMILLVDNMMTSFNTSGFIAAAFLAIVVALIKAIFSAVAGEKE, via the coding sequence ATGAGATTTATTATTGAAATCCTTTTAACAGGACTGGCGTTTTTTGTCGGCGCAAAACTGGTGCCAGGGGTGAGTATTGATGGCTTCGGAAATGCCATTATCGCCTCGGTGCTGATTGCTCTTGCAAATGCAACGATCGGATTCATCCTTAGGCTATTAACTTTTCCAATCAATTTCTTAACCTTAGGGTTGGTATCATTTATCATTACCGTTTTAATGATTTTACTGGTTGATAACATGATGACCTCTTTTAACACTTCAGGTTTTATTGCTGCAGCATTTTTAGCGATTGTAGTTGCTTTGATTAAGGCGATATTTAGTGCTGTTGCCGGAGAGAAGGAATAG